The Hordeum vulgare subsp. vulgare chromosome 4H, MorexV3_pseudomolecules_assembly, whole genome shotgun sequence genomic interval CCCTCGACAAGCCTAGGGTGACAAACAAGGTTGGCTCCAACGTCACCTTGATCAACGTCATGCAGATTGCTGGACTCAACACCCTCGGCATCTCAATTGCGCGCATCGACTATGCTCCCTTGGGTCAGAACCCGCCACATACGCACCCTCGCGCCACTGAGATCCTCACGGTACTCGAGGGGACACTGTATGTCGGATTTGTCACATCCAACCTGCCTGCACCCAACAGAAACAAGTTCCTCTCGAAGGTGCTCAACAAAGGTGATGTATTTGTCTTCCCCGTGGGGCTCATTCACTTTCAGTTCAACCCCAACCCCCATCAGCCCGCTGTTGCAATTGCCGCGCTCAGCAGCCAGAACCCAGGGGCTATCACAATTGCCAATGCAGTGTTTGGGTCAGACCCAGCAATATCAGATGATGTTCTTGCCAAGGCGTTTCAGGTGGAAAAGAATACTATAGACTGGCTCCAGGCTCAGTTCTGGGAGAACAACCACAATTAAGTCACACATTGGGTGATTACACGGACGACACGTGCGTAAATTAAGGGCATGATTGAGTTCCTAGATATGCATCCTAATTTATAAAATAAAAGGAGCATATGTAATTGTGTGCCTGTAATCAGTGAATGTATTTCTACCTTTTAAATaatcaaaaatattgttttttatcACACTGATATGATCTCACATGCTTTTTTTTGGTTCTACTGTGTCGTATTTCTCATAATTGATCAATATTTTGGGTTCTTTTCCCCTTATTCTGAAATAATATATGATTAGGTTAAAAAAAAGAAACAATACAAGATTATTTGGTAATGCAGTATTTGTTTGACGCTGGTGTTGAACACGTATTATTATCTGGCAATACATGTGAAGTATGCGATGGGTGGAGCCCGATTGTGCTCAGGATTTAAATGTGAATGTGGAATGTGCAAAAGTTGCTTCCTGGACTTGTTGTTCTGGTCTCTCGCTTTCTGGTGCATGAAATTAGAAATATACAGTTCCTCCATGTAATATTTTTAGCTTCCTTTTGGTTCAAAGCTCTTGTAAGTTCGATTGACGGCTGCTTTGATGGAAATCGATGAGGTGGCTCATTTTATCTAAATTCTTATGAGTAGTATTTTTGATTTTCTTAAGTTGGGAactaaaaacacgtttttttactAAGTTTTGGAAACTGGGCACAACGGAGTCGAGATTTTAAACATTAGCTCCAACATACATATAAAAAATATGCATAAATGTAGAAAATAAACTTATTACCGGAAGTGCCTAATGACACACCTCGAGCATGCTGGCGGAAGGGAGCAGATGAGAAGCTGGACCACCTTAAGACTCAACCAGGACCGATGACGACATTCATCCACGAGCCACCTGGAAGAAAACACCTGACTTCGTCGTACTGTCACCTTTGAACTACAGTTGCATGTCGGAGACGACCCGCTGCTTAAACCAAGTAGTGTCTTGACCATACCAGCAGACATGATGAAAGGAGGACATTGTTGCATGTACTACAAGATATGTGCATGCAATACCGTGAGTCATTTGATTTAAGGCAGGGTCGATTGGATCGCCATACCATTCCGAACACACCACCGTAAATGGAGAGTGTTGATTGCACACATTCTGTAGCAACTTAAAAGAATGGAGAGTGTTAGAACTAGCCGCTTGCCGTAGATCAGATCGCCGTCGTACGCCAACACAACTATAACCGAAACTAGAACAAAACCTGCACGCTACGAGCTAAAAGCAAGCAAGCTGGCTGGTGGATCGATTGTTGGGCTAGCTAGCTATGGAACTGATGTATTCTGCCGTCCGGCTAGATAAATCTCAATCGGAACTACACCAAAGTATAGCACGCAAACACACGAGATAATCTTACAGGAGAGGAGATCAAGCTAAGCAGACGACTTTGTCTGTGTAGAAAACGATTGCTTTACATAACTTACATCTCTCAACTCCTCTTTGACCTCGTGTGCATCAGTTCTCACCATGACCAAGTATACGTATATGATATCTAATAAACTATGATGATGGGTGGCGACTTTTCATGAAACCAGCGCTCCATGCATTGTGCTGACTTGGTTGAGATGGATAAATAATTGTAATTACTACTCAGCCATACATCGGATGATGCATTAGCGCTTAAGCATATTAAAAAGCAAACTTGAAAAGTTTATGCAAAATACTATTCAGAAGCCAATAGATGATTATTTAGTAATGTGCTCAGAGGTTTCAACGTGCAAGTTGAATGTGCAAACGTTGCTTCCTTGAGTCGTTGTTGTGGTCTGCCTTTCCGGGGCATGTAATAAGTAGTTTACGGTAGTTCCTGGAGTATAGCCCACATACTTGGGCTATACTTCTCTCAGTGATAAAACTTCTCTCTGTGTACCATCACGAGTTTACTCATAGATTTCTTCCGTAACTAATAGTGTCAAGTTATACACTTATATATACCTTAGTTTTCTCTAAAAGAAACCGATATACCTTACTTGATGTCCTTCTCTTAATCTAGAAAGGTGTTAATTATAAATATTTCCATCTTGAGTGTTTGTATCCTCCGTATATGTTTTGATTACAGGCTCAGAGTTTCAATTGAAGGTTTTCTTGATGTTTTTTATCCCAATACATCTGGGACTCCAACGGGAATATTTACAACTTGCACTGAGATTCGTTGTATTCTCTGTCTCCTAGAAATTTGAGGACACTGTTTATTTTGTGAAGAAATGAATAAGACGGACGACTCTAGGGCGGTAGTTATGTTTTTTATGGGGCACTGAACCTTTCGGCCTTTCTGTTGTAATTCTGAATATGCCTTATTTTTCTCGCAAAAAATAAAGAATATGCCTTGTTTTTATGCAGTCGTCTAGCTTTGAATGTGTTCCAGTGTCGGTTTTGGAGCGAGTAAATAACTTTCTGAATGTAAGCACTTGAACTTGAGCTATCTTGTCGTGTTGGCTTGAAACTGCCCAGCCCTGGACGAGTTCTCGTTCCCGGAGAAGACGATGGTGGTGCTGGGCAGTTAGGAGGGCATCCCGGTGGACATCATCCAGGAGGCGGTGGACGTGTGCGTCGAGATCCCGCAGCTGGGCGTCGTCCGGTCGCTCAACGTCCGTGTCAGCGCCGCCATCGCCATCTGGGACTACACCCGCCAGCAGCGGgcccgctcctcctcctcgcggtAGGTAGCTTCCCGCTCTTCCTTGTTGGAGTGTAAATCAGCCATGCTTGTTGTTGTAAGATGCATGGACCTGAACATCCATGGCAAAAACTAGTCATGAACCTTAGTCAGGACTAGATTGTTAGATTTATGAACTGAATTGGTCATGACGAAAATTCTTTGGCAAGAAAATTTTAACTGCTCTTGCTCTCCATCGTCCATTAATTAATGTCGTTGCTTCTTCCTTCAAGTACTCAACCATTTGGAGAGAAATTTGACCAGGCAACTGTATATCTGGTTGACGTAATCATATGATACGTATTAGGTGCGTTAATGCATGGATCGACGCGCCATGATTTCTTCCTTGTTTGACACAATCAAAACTATTGCTCATAGAAATTGTTACTAAGAGGTCTACATCACATGGAGTACCTTAATTTGCTTCTCTATTTATTAAAGGGAAAAACGTGTATCAAAGATTTGAATATGGCTGACCACATCTCAAAAGTTTATGCAGACTAATCTAGTCGGCAGCCAAAGACCATTTCTATCCGTTGGGCGGTTCCACTTGACTATGTCCATTACTCATGAGTTCCACCTGCTCGCCATGCCTATATAAAAACATACATCCCCAGCATGTTCCAACCATCACTCACCCAACAAACATCTCAGGAATATAGGAGAAAACAAGACCCAAAGGAGCTGAAAAAATGGCATCCTCCCCTACCTTCCTTCTCCTCGTTGCTCTTTTCGCCTTGATCTCATGGCAGGCTGTTGCCTCCGACCCTGGCCCGCTCCAGGACTTTTGTGTTGCCGACATGCATTCACCAGGTACTGCTTACTTCCCGCTTTCCCGTCGTACTATCACCAAGAAATGAATTTCTGAAAATTACCTGTATGTTAAAATCACTTCCTAGTAATACCTAAGCTTACACCCTACATCTCCTCTATGCACCAGTGCGTGTCAATGGGTTTGTTTGCAAGAACCCGATGGATGTCAACGCTGATGACTTCTTCAAGGCAGCCGCCCTCGACAAGCCTAGGGTGACCAACAAGGTTGGGTCCAACGTTACCTTGATCAACGTCATGCAGATTGCTGGACTCAACACCCTCGGCATCTCAATTGCACGCATCGACTATGCTCCTTTGGGTCAGAACCCACCACACACGCACCCTCGTGCCACTGAGATCCTCACGGTACTCGAGGGGACACTGTATGTCGGATTTGTCACGTCCAACCTGCCCGCCCCCAACAGAAACAAGTTCCTCTCCAAGGTGCTCAACAAAGGTGATGTGTTTGTCTTCCCCATGGGGCTCATTCACTTTCAGTTCAACCCCAACCCCCACCAGCCCGCCGTTGCCATTGCCGCGCTCAGCAGCCAGAACCCAGGGGCTATCACAATTGCCAATGCTGTTTTTGGGTCAGACCCAACAATATCAGATGATGTTCTTGCCAAGGCGTTTCAGGTGGAAAAGAATACAATAGATTGGCTCCAGGCTCAGTTCTGGGAGAACAACCAAAACTAAGTCAGGCATTGGGTGATTACCCGGAAGATTAGTGCATAAACCAAGGAATTAGTTAAGTTTCTAGACATGCATCATAAGCTGTAAAATTAATGGAGCATATGTCAGGCCGGTGTGTGTATGTAaacattgaatgcatttcttcctTCCAAATAATTGACAATACCATTTTTTTATCACACTGATATGATCTCATATGCTTTTTTGGTTATGATGTCTCGTATTTCTCACAACAAATCAAAATTTCGGTTCTTTTCCCCTTGTTCTAAAACAATAGATGATTAGGTTAAAAAAGAAACAATACACAATTATGTGGTAATTTAAATATGTTTGATGCTAGGGTTGAACACCTACGACTTTCTTGCAATACATGTGAAGTATGCGATGGTTGGAGCCCGATTGTGCTCAAGATTGAAACGTGAAAGTTGAGTGTGCGAAAGTTGCTTCCTTGAGTCGTTGTTCTGGTATCTCGCTTTCTGGTGCATGCAATAGGAAATTTACGGTTCCTATGTAATGTTTTAGATTCATGTTGGTTCAAACTCTTGCAAGTTCGATTGGCGGATGCTTTGATGGGAGTTAATGAGGTGATTCGTTTTATCAAAAAACTCGTAGCATTATTTGTTTTTCTTAAGTTGAGAACTAGAAATACTCCCTCGATTCCTAAATATAGATCTTTGTAGAGGTTCCTAcatggactatatacggatgtgtgtagacatattttagagtgtacgtTCACTCCTTtttctccgtatgtagtccatattaaaatctctagaaatacttatatttaagaaGAGAGGGAGTACGATTTTCACCAAGTTCTAGAACCTGGACATACCGGAGACCAGGTTCAAAAAATCAGCTCCATCAATATACAGAATAAACGATTATTACCTACCCCCttgccccccccccaaaaaaaacagATTATAATTTGAGTTGCTTGTTTGTAACAAGCTTGTCATAGAAGTATTTTATCCCTAAAACGTACTTCGGCCTGCTTCCCATACATAAAGTCCAATGCTTACAAGGTGTGGAGGAAATCATCATACACGATGATGGAAGAAAGCTTGGCAAAACAAGCCAAACATGCTAACAAGCACATGAAGTGCACAATTAGATGCCTCCAACATGCCatcgagaggaagaacatgagaggtTGGACCAACTGAAGATTCAACTAGCACCACTGGCGACATTCAACCACGCGCCAGTTGGAGGAAAATGCTGGACTTCATCGCGCCATCGCCAGCCAATGGATGTCGAAGAGGACCATCTAACTAAAGCAAGGAACGTTGACTGCGAGCAGACATGATGAAAGGATGACGTTGTTGCGTGTAGAAGATAGGTGCAAGAAAAACCGTGAGTCACGGGAGGTGAGGTAGGGTCAATTGTTTCGTCATACCGTTCCAAACAAGCCACCACAAATGAAGGACAACTGCACTCACTAGTGACTCCCCGAAGAGGGTCACGACGCAATACGCCGCCACCATCCATCTGTATGTGCGCATAAGGGTTTTCACCTTGAGTTGAGAGGGCGAGAGAGCCATGGCGACGACCCCAAGAGGGACATGACTACCAAGACATCACGTTACCAGCACGGAGGCGTCGAGCTTTCGCTTGGACCACAACTCACACTTAGTCAAGGGGACTTGGGCCACCAGATCCACCATGATGGGCCCCAGACTCCAGATTAGGCTCGACCAAGCCCAAGCCCACGACCATGAACAGATCCAGTCGAGCCTAGTAGTGCCGACGAACCCACCTAACCATTCCGGGTGGGTGCAGGGAGGAGCTCATCGGTGGCGGAACCTCTCCCATGAGAGGTGATGGGCAACCACGTCATGTCTGACCACAGTCACCCCTCACAAGTCAACGACCATGATGCTGGTTGATCTGGGAAAACACCGACTTTTCGCAGAGTTCCGTTACCCAGTCATGAACCAGGTGAACCACGTTCCCACAAGCCACGCCTTGCAACCTCATGCCAACGGCTTGCTTCCGGCTGTGAGGGATAGCAGCGCCCAAAAGTGTGAGGTCCTAGGAGCAACCCAGAGAGACCAGGGAGTGGAGTGGAGAGACGGGACACAACGCTGCTGCCTAAAGTAACCCCGGGCTTTGCTGTGCATGATGTTGATCGACGACGGTGTGGGAAGGATGAGAGTGTGGGGTCCTAGGGACGGCGGCCGAGATCGTCTCTCATGTCGTCCACGAGGATGATGTTGGGTCATGTATTTTTTGGATGCATTTTATTTGTCTGATGGGAACATATTTTTTGTATCAAAACTACCAACAACACTTAATGTAATTAACCATTTTAACACAATTTTGACCGAGTAATATCTTATTGATGTGATGATAACAGGGGCGGTACATATAATAGTTGTGTATTAGGTGCATTCATGCATGGAGTAACACACCTCTGACTTATTCCTCATTGACACATGCGTCATCTTCCAACCTAATATTTTTTTATATCACTAGATGACTCAAATTGCAAAGTTTTTCAGTTTATTTTTTCCATTGGTTTTGATGAATGGTAAGATATTGCATTATATCTCTGGCCACGCTTTTTACCATATGTATGTTAAGTTGTTAACGCACATCGCTAAATGTATAATTATGTGAATGTTCTTTTTATCCCATGACATATCTCGTGCATAGTGTTGTTCATGACTAATCCGGTGGCAAATATATAGTTTGCTTATGTTAGTGGCCACATCTTGAAAAGCTTGATTGCACGCATTCTGTAGCAACTTAAAATAATGGAGAGAATAGACCAAGCTAACAAGGTGACCTTTTCTAGGTAGAAAACGATTGCTTTACATAACTTCACATATCTCAACTGCTCTTTGATCTCGTGCGCATCAATTCTCACTATGACCAAGTATAAGTATATGGTACCTAATAAACTATGGTGGTGGTTGGTGCCTTTTCATGGAACCAACCCTGCATGCATTGTGCTGACTTGAATGAGATGGATAACGTAATTACTACTGATATGTACATAAAAAGATTCAGTAGCGCTTAAGCAAATTAAAAGCAAACTTGAGAAGTTTATGACAAAATTAATCAGAAGCCAATAGACAATTATATGATTATATGGTAATGTGCTCACAGGTTGCAATGTGCAAGCTGAATGTGCAAAAGTTGCTTCCTGGAGTCGTTGTTATGGTCTGCCTTTCCTGGTGCATGTCATAAGTAGTTTAtggtatttctatttttcttgacTGTTTTGTTTTAGCTTCCTTTTGGTTCAAAAATCTAAGTTTGATTGATCATTCCCCAGCAAACTTTTTTAGATATTTGACCCCACAATAAAACTATTATTTGAGTTCTTTTTGTAACCAGCTTGTGATAGAAGTAattaaatcatttgatgaaaactTCTTTCTATCTAAAACAGCCAACACACACCTCGAAGAAATTAATAAGTTTATGACTGGTTGCCCGACCTAGTCTAGTCATTGGATGAGTACTTACTGGTGCCGTGAACCTAGTCACGAAGGCAAACCAGATTGTTAGATTTATACACTGAACtggtcatgcatgataaaactctTAGCAAGAGGGTGTTGACTAGTCTTGCTAAGATCGTATGGAAACTTCCtgctctccatcatcatgatcttttTATCAACTCTCCTTTTGGTTGGGTATTTCGTGCATTAATGTCGCCGCTTCTTCCTGTAATTAAGTACTCAACCACTTTGAGAGATATCTGACAAAGTAAATATCGAATTGACATGTTGATAACGTACAGGGGCTGCTACAAATCCTCTAACTACTCCGTCGTCTTATGTTGCTGGATTTCATGACAAATATATTGGCAAATAATATATAGTTTCATAGTTTGAAAAGCGGGACTGCGCACATGATTCTATATCAACTTCTGGAAAGAACCTGTAGTAGTAGTCACTCTGTATGTCTTTAGAAGTCATGCAGACATGAATCAAGCGCATGTGCAAATAGGTGACTTTGTCTATGTCGGCCCCGAGTTAGAAAACGAGTGATTGCTTTACATGACATGGCTTTTCTCAACTGCTCTTTGACTGGTTTCGTACGCATTGGCTCCAACTATGACCAAGTATATGATATCTAATTTTACTAGTGTCAGATGTTTCTTGTCTTAATTAAATATCATTTTCTTGACAGTGATGTGTGGTGCATTTTCTAGGAATCAGTCCTGCATGCATTTCGGGACTCAGGTGAGATGGAGAAACATTCATAATTACTACTCAGCCGAACACATCACCACAGAGTAGCTATTATATGGCTGTATACCCTGCATTGCTTCTTTGAAGGGAAAACATGTCTTAAAAGGTAACTCATAAAGTTTATATAAAATAGTTTAATCAGCCATCATAGACCATTTCAATATTTTGGTCGGTTCCAGTTGGCCAAGTCTATTATTGCTCACGAGTTCATGCACTGCTTGCTGCGCCTATATAAACACATACATTCCCGGCATATCCAAACCATCACTCACGCCACAACCACAAACAGGAACACAAGACAGGGAAATCAATAAGATGGCATCCTCCTGTTCCTTCCTTCTCCTCGCTGCTCTTCTTGCGTTGGTCTCATGGCAGGCCACTTCCTCCGACCCTAGCCCACTCCAAGACTTTTGTGTGGCCGACATGCATTCACCAGGTACAGTACGGCTTCTTACCATGCTTTCACCAAATACATATGCTGAAATTAATTTCTAAAAATTATATGCATGTTCATATCACTTCCTAGTAATACCCAAGCTTACACTCTACATCTCCTCTATTCACCAG includes:
- the LOC123450107 gene encoding germin-like protein 8-11, which translates into the protein MASSCSFLLLAALLALVSWQATSSDPSPLQDFCVADMHSPVRVNGFVCKNPMDVNADDFFKAAALDKPRVTNKVGSNVTLINVMQIAGLNTLGISIARIDYAPLGQNPPHTHPRATEILTVLEGTLYVGFVTSNLPAPNRNKFLSKVLNKGDVFVFPVGLIHFQFNPNPHQPAVAIAALSSQNPGAITIANAVFGSDPAISDDVLAKAFQVEKNTIDWLQAQFWENNHN
- the LOC123450108 gene encoding germin-like protein 8-5; the protein is MASSPTFLLLVALFALISWQAVASDPGPLQDFCVADMHSPVRVNGFVCKNPMDVNADDFFKAAALDKPRVTNKVGSNVTLINVMQIAGLNTLGISIARIDYAPLGQNPPHTHPRATEILTVLEGTLYVGFVTSNLPAPNRNKFLSKVLNKGDVFVFPMGLIHFQFNPNPHQPAVAIAALSSQNPGAITIANAVFGSDPTISDDVLAKAFQVEKNTIDWLQAQFWENNQN